The stretch of DNA GACCGGATTTACGGGCAATGAAGATGGTGAACTAGTCATTGAAACCAATCAAGGTGATTTCACCGCGGACTTAGCCATTGTCGGAACAGGGTTTGTGCCTACAACGGAACTGTTACGGGGACAAGTTGACATGGATAAACATGGCGCAATCATTATTAATGATTACGTCCAAACGTCGAACCCTGACATTTATGCCGCTGGGGATTCTTGTGTCGTTAACTTTAATCCAACGGGTCGTTCTGCTTACACCCCGTTAGCGACGAATGCGGTTCGGCAAGGTGCTTTAGCTGGGTTGAACGTTTTTGGCGATATTCAGCGTTATATGGGGACACAAGCTACCTCAGCAATGCAGTTGTTTAACTATACGTTGGCCACGACAGGATTGACTTATGAGGTAGCTAAGCAGAGCCATGTACCTGTTAAACGAGTAGTCTTTGAAGGAACTTGGCGGCCAAGCTACATGCCATCAACGGATCCTTTAACGATTGAATTGACCTATAATCCTGAAAATCGACAAATCTTAGGCGCTCAATTTTGGAGTCCACACGAAGTGGCTCAATCGGCGAATACCGTTTCGGTTGCGATTCAAAACGGCAACACCATCGATGATTTAGCGTTTGTTGATATGTTATTCTCACCAAACTTTGATGATCCATTCAACTACTTGAATCTGGTAGCTCAAATGGCCGTAGATCAAGAAGAACAAGCGGGTCATGGTAAGAGTCGATTCACTGCGGTTGGTGATTGGGCTAAGCAAAATGATCAAAGTTTGAAGGATCAAAAATAATAAAGCTACGTTATGGTATAGTTATAACGTAACAATTGTTAAATGATAAAAGCAATTTTTATTTCGAATCATAGTAGTTATAGCATGAGCCGCTTCTTGTAGGTTAGTTTTAGACAACTAAATTATACGAGTCGTGTTGGCTTATGCTTTCTTTGTTTCAATTAATATATTATTCAAGCCGGGAGACAGAGTAACTGCTTTTTGGTCAAAGTTTACCTTATAATCATTAATCAAGGTTGAGATTAAATAAGCATAACGCTATACTTTCAATATAAATTGATTATGTTAACGCTGTAGAATTTAAATACTTTTAATTCGATACTCAGTATGAGGAAAATAATGATGACACTCAATCAGCTGGAAACTTTTTTGTTATGGATCACGTTAATACTAGCAGTGGCTTTTTTTGCAACGATTATTATTTATTATTGGTATTCTCGTAAAAACACTAATAATTACTTGGAAAATAGCGCTATTGAGCTACGTTACTTTATTCAAAAACAAGTGAACTATCATGGTGAATTGACAGGTTATGAGTGTTTATTGCGGCAACATAACGTAGATGGCTCATGGTCGTTACCACAAAGGCTAGATTCATTGCCGTTGCAACGAGTCATTTTTTTGTTGCGAACGACTTTTAAAGCACTGCCATCAACTCCGATTACGTTATCGATTAATTTAGAGTATGACCAAATTATTAGTCCTGACTTCCGTTATTTTGTTCGTTGGGCGATTGCCAATATTGATCCGATGCATTTGGCAATCGAATACACCCCCAAATACCAGCCTAAGCGAATTAATAAATGGTTGTTTCGGCGGCGGATTCGACAGGCGCGACAATATGGGATGACATTTGGAATTGATAATGTTGGTTCCAGCTTGAGCGATTTAAAAAGTATTGAATGGTTATTACCAGAAATTGATGTATTAAAGTGTTCAATGCGTGATTTTCGTAAAGAAGACTCATCCGTTTGGTTAGATTTAAATCTACAATTTTGGTACAAACTTTCTAGAGAACATCATATTAACTTAATTTTAATGGGTGTAGAGAATGCTGAGGATGAGCGACTCGCGGAACAGTTGAAAATTGGTATTCGTCAAGGTTACTTATTCGGTCGACCGATAGACCCAGATATGAAGGAGACAAAACATGGCAAAAAATAAGCCAACTAAGGCAGTAACGTCACAATTATATACGGATGCTTTTTTTAGTAAGGGACATTGGCTATTAAAAATTTGGCAGAGCTTAATTGCGATACTTGGTTGGCTTGCGGCAATTTTGCCAATGCTGTGTACAATATTGTCATTATTGCATAGTATTAATCCTAAAATCCCTGGATTGTGGCATTATCATGAAGGAATCTTTGAAATTAAATTTATTGGCATATTACTGTTATTTATGTTTGTATTAGCTTCGCTATTTGCGGTGACTATGACGATTATTCAGAACCGTAAACGTGACCGAGTTGTCGAGCAGTGGCCAACTTTCAATCCAATTAATCAGAATAAGCGAACTAAATTGTTGGCTAAGTTTATGGATGACCGATTTGGCAGTACCGACTTTCGGGAA from Lactiplantibacillus brownii encodes:
- a CDS encoding FAD-dependent oxidoreductase encodes the protein MKIVIVGCTHAGTAAAAQILKNHPEAKVTIYERNDNISFLSCGIYLYLGGKVQRLEDMFYSSPAALEKLGATVKTKHNVLKIDAKAKTMQVADMATGRVFADDYDKLIMTTGSSVAVPPIFGIDESKVLLCKTYEQAQEIYKTAKDNRRIAIVGAGYIGTELSESYANTDHDVTLFQSHDQILNHYISKDMSDRAVGVLKEHGVNVLLSHRVTGFTGNEDGELVIETNQGDFTADLAIVGTGFVPTTELLRGQVDMDKHGAIIINDYVQTSNPDIYAAGDSCVVNFNPTGRSAYTPLATNAVRQGALAGLNVFGDIQRYMGTQATSAMQLFNYTLATTGLTYEVAKQSHVPVKRVVFEGTWRPSYMPSTDPLTIELTYNPENRQILGAQFWSPHEVAQSANTVSVAIQNGNTIDDLAFVDMLFSPNFDDPFNYLNLVAQMAVDQEEQAGHGKSRFTAVGDWAKQNDQSLKDQK
- a CDS encoding EAL domain-containing protein: MTLNQLETFLLWITLILAVAFFATIIIYYWYSRKNTNNYLENSAIELRYFIQKQVNYHGELTGYECLLRQHNVDGSWSLPQRLDSLPLQRVIFLLRTTFKALPSTPITLSINLEYDQIISPDFRYFVRWAIANIDPMHLAIEYTPKYQPKRINKWLFRRRIRQARQYGMTFGIDNVGSSLSDLKSIEWLLPEIDVLKCSMRDFRKEDSSVWLDLNLQFWYKLSREHHINLILMGVENAEDERLAEQLKIGIRQGYLFGRPIDPDMKETKHGKK